One window of the Hypanus sabinus isolate sHypSab1 unplaced genomic scaffold, sHypSab1.hap1 scaffold_1523, whole genome shotgun sequence genome contains the following:
- the LOC132387102 gene encoding carboxy-terminal kinesin 2-like, whose product MSVFLTQSALDGYNVCIFAYGQTGSGKTYTMEGPDNFTQDTRGMIPRAVHQLFTTAHKLESMGWMYKFTVSFLEIYNETIRDLLVRKPEKNVEYEIKQLSSTNQQLHVTNLKYVGVETQEEVYKLIAIAKANRSVAKTAMNDHSSRSHSVFQLHVEGTDSAHGLQCTSTLCLVDLAGSERLAKSQSKGERLREALAINTSLSCLGRVFMSLSNKESHIPYRSSKLTYLLQNSLGGNSKVLMFVNVSPLEENFSESLNALRFACQVNECMIGTAQVNRKHIM is encoded by the exons ATGTCCGTCTTTCTCACTCAGTCTGCCCTAGACGGATACAACGTGTGCATCTTTGCCTATGGTCAAACGGGCAGTGGCAAGACCTATACGATGGAGGGACCCGATAACTTCACACAGGACACGAGGGGGATGATCCCACGCGCTGTCCATCAGCTCTTCACCACTGCACACAAACTGGAGAGCATGGGGTGGATG TACAAGTTCACTGTCAGCTTTCTGGAGATCTACAATGAAACGATCCGTGACCTGTTGGTCAGAAAACCGGAGAAGAATGTTGAGTATGAGATCAAGCAACTGAGCAGCACCAATCAGCAGCTCCACGTGACAAACCTCAAGTACGTGGGTGTTGAGACACAGGAAGAG GTCTACAAACTGATTGCCATTGCAAAAGCTAACCGATCAGTGGCAAAAACCGCAATGAATGATCACTCTTCGCGAAGCCACAGCGTCTTCCAGCTGCACGTAGAAGGGACGGATTCTGCCCACGGTCTGCAATGCACAT CAACCCTGTGTCTCGTGGACTTGGCAGGCAGTGAGCGCCTGGCTAAATCTCAGTCAAAAGGCGAACGTCTGCGCGAGGCTCTGGCAATCAACACAAGCCTGTCCTGCCTTGGACGTGTTTTCATGTCGCTGTCCAACAAG GAGTCGCACATTCCCTACCGGAGCAGCAAGCTGACCTATCTCCTGCAGAACAGTTTGGGAGGCAACTCCAAGGT GCTGATGTTCGTGAATGTGTCTCCTCTGGAGGAAAATTTCAGTGAATCACTGAATGCCTTGCGCTTTGCCTGTCAG